Proteins from a genomic interval of Cuculus canorus isolate bCucCan1 chromosome 17, bCucCan1.pri, whole genome shotgun sequence:
- the CRYBB1 gene encoding beta-crystallin B1 — MSETTKPAAPGQAVEEKEKAVPAPAPSLDPAPVANSKGEEPSTEAFRIVVFEQENFQGRQMEFTTECPNLGDRGFDRVRSVIVISGPWVAYEQANMRGEMFILEKGEYPRWDTWSSSYRSDCFMSMRPIKMEAEDHKISLYESADFKGNKMEIQEDDVPSLWAYGFCDRVGSVQVPSGTWVGYQYPGYRGYQYLFETGDFRHWNEWSAFQPQIQSIRRIRDMQWDQKGTFVTPDAPSD, encoded by the exons ATGTCTGAGACCACAAAACCCGCTGCTCCTGGCCAAgctgtggaggagaaggagaaggcggtgccagctccagctccatccctcgACCCTGCTCCCGTCGCAAACAGCAAGGGTGAGGAACCCTCCACAGAAGCCTTCAGG ATCGTCGTCTTTGAGCAGGAGAACTTCCAGGGCAGGCAGATGGAGTTCACCACCGAGTGCCCAAACCTGGGGGACCGCGGCTTCGATCGGGTGCGCAGTGTCATCGTCATCTCTGGACC ctggGTGGCCTATGAGCAGGCCAACATGCGCGGAGAgatgttcatcctggagaagggcGAGTACCCTCGTTGGGACACCTGGTCTAGCAGCTACCGGAGCGACTGCTTCATGTCCATGCGTCCCATCAAAATG GAGGCTGAGGACCACAAAATCTCCCTGTACGAGTCTGCTGACTTCAAGGGCAACAAGATGGAAATCCAGGAGGATGATGTGCCCAGCCTCTGGGCTTACGGCTTCTGTGACCGTGTGGGCAGCGTGCAGGTGCCCAGTGGAAC CTGGGTCGGGTACCAATATCCTGGCTACAGAGGCTACCAGTACCTCTTTGAGACCGGAGACTTCCGACACTGGAACGAGTGGTCTGCCTTCCAGCCCCAGATCCAGTCCATACGCCGCATCCGGGACATGCAGTGGGACCAGAAGGGCACCTTCGTCACC